One segment of Belonocnema kinseyi isolate 2016_QV_RU_SX_M_011 chromosome 7, B_treatae_v1, whole genome shotgun sequence DNA contains the following:
- the LOC117176781 gene encoding sodium-coupled monocarboxylate transporter 1-like, which translates to MKSSDSMPTVEEISESMQNFGAADYTVFTAMLLGCGAIGIYFGFVNKSIGEDEYLVGGRNMKTFPVSLSLIASFISGISLLGTPTEVYVHGTGYLCIGFGVILVGFVMSNVYLPVFHELKLTSTYEYLEMRFNKKIRILGSVLFTIGIITWLPIVIYVPALAFNQVTGVNVHIVTPFVCIVCIFYTCVGGLRAVVWTDFVQTFIMFGAMLLIVCKGTSDLGGLSVVILRNLESGRIEIPSTDWSPLTRHTIWALVIGGFVHWLQISAVNQNMVQRYLALPNLQSARKALWCFIVGVLTLIGICGYAGMLAYAWYHECDPLSTKLAKAKDQLLPLLVMKVLGELPGLPGLFVAGVFSAALSSLSTGLNSMAAVVLEDFIKPYRKTPFTPRAADLLMKLTVVSLGIICVGLVFFVEKTGSHVLQLSMSLSSITSGPTLGIFSMGILIPWVNAKGALIGGVSGLGFMSWLCVSAEAAIASGKIRFDEKPVSTEGCTYSFQEVKNLLLLVPPDTILDDDSEPWTLYRLSYLWYTVTGALVTMSVGLVVSLISSEDVDKLDPMLMAPFLRKYLKRGDPDLDQVKVAKQPKSKTKRVMKTSKEKKTELNSGS; encoded by the exons ATGAAGTCGAGTGACTCGATGCCGACCGTTGAGGAAATCAGCGAATCTATGCAAAATTTTGGAGCAGCAGATTACACCGTTTTTACAGCGATGCTTCTAGGCTGTGGCGCAATTGGAATTTATTTTGGTTTTGTAAATAAATCGATTGGCGAAGACGAGTACTTGGTTGGAGGCAGAAACATGAAAACTTTTCCAGTGAGCCTCAGTTTAATTGCTAGTTTCATTTCCGGAATTTCCCTTCTTGGGACTCCAACTGAGGTCTACGTACATGGCACTGGATACTTGTGCATAGGCTTCGGGGTTATTCTTGTTGGATTTGTTATGTCTAATGTTTACTTACCGGTATTTCATGAACTTAAGCTTACAAGCACCTACGAATATTTGGAAATGCGGTTTAATAAGAAGATCAGAATATTGGGATCCGTCCTTTTCACCATTGGAATC ataACTTGGCTTCCAATTGTCATATACGTCCCAGCGTTGGCTTTTAATCAAG TTACTGGTGTCAATGTTCATATAGTAACTCCCTTCGTCTGCATCGTTTGCATTTTCTACACTTGTGTG GGTGGGTTACGAGCTGTAGTTTGGACCGACTTCGTTCAAACTTTCATAATGTTTGGTGCAATGTTGCTTATTGTTTGTAAAGGAACTTCTGACCTCGGAGGATTATCGGTCGTGATTTTAAGAAATCTCGAATCTGGAAGAATCGAAATACCCTC aaccGATTGGAGTCCCTTGACGAGACACACAATTTGGGCTTTGGTAATTGGTGGTTTCGTGCATTGGTTGCAAATTTCTGCAGTTAATCAAAACATGGTTCAACGATACCTCGCATTGCCAAATCTTCAGTCAGCGAGAAA ggCTCTCTGGTGCTTTATAGTAGGTGTTTTGACTTTAATTGGTATCTGTGGCTATGCAGGAATGCTCGCGTACGCTTGGTATCACGAGTGCGATCCATTAAGCACAAAG CTGGCAAAAGCTAAAGATCAACTTCTTCCGCTTCTAGTAATGAAAGTTCTAGGAGAGCTTCCTGGACTGCCTGGTCTCTTCGTTGCTGGAGTTTTTAGTGCAGCCCTTAG ttctctATCCACTGGTCTCAATTCGATGGCTGCAGTGGTATTAGAGGATTTTATTAAACCTTATCGAAAAACTCCATTCACTCCAAGAGCTGCAGATTTGTTGATGAAATTGACAGTCGTTTCGCTGGGAATTATTTGTGTGGGTTtggttttctttgttgaaaaaactgGCTCCCATGTTTTGCAG ttATCCATGAGTTTAAGTTCAATAACGAGTGGTCCCACTCTTGGAATCTTTAGCATGGGCATTTTGATTCCTTGGGTAAATGCAAAG GGTGCTTTAATCGGCGGAGTTTCTGGATTGGGATTCATGAGTTGGCTCTGTGTTTCAGCAGAAGCAGCAATCGCCAGtggaaaaataag attcgatgAGAAACCTGTAAGCACAGAGGGTTGCACCTACTCTTTCCAAgaagtgaaaaatcttttattactGGTACCTCCAGACACTATCCTAGATGATGACTC agAACCTTGGACCCTTTATCGATTAAGCTATCTTTGGTATACTGTAACTGGAGCCTTGGTAACGATGAGTGTTGGTCTCGTAGTTAGCTTAATTTCATCAGAAGACGTTGATAAATTAGATCCAATGTTGATGGCACCATTTCTTAGAAAATATCTCAAAAGAGGTGATCCAGATCTTGATCAAGTCAAG gtGGCTAAACAACCAAAATCGAAAACCAAACGAGTCATGAAAACTTCCAAAGAGAAAAAAACTGAACTCAACTCTGGGTCCTGA